A genomic window from Cydia strobilella chromosome 26, ilCydStro3.1, whole genome shotgun sequence includes:
- the LOC134753341 gene encoding monocarboxylate transporter 12 codes for MSLPREFIFNQELSKLDPHILGTSAPPTTVAPLSCSIDLPTDAIEATLSPDKSGSLLSVQSAPPEQRERPHSLMLELPLATQVGAYLSAMSPTEQEEDSLLTLSSVTARPLLAASKKLRSDTTSESTSPPDGGYGWVVVFGAFMVQFWVAGLFKSYGVLYVEIMETFPDSSESVASWIPAALSTLCLALAPLSSALCEKYSCRLVVFIGGLFCGTGLALSYFSTGLLHLLFSFGVLTGIGGGLSTTPGIVIVSQYFDKHRALANGICVSGTAAGSFVFPMLIQKLVGMYGLHGTVLLLGGGMLHVCVSATLYRDPPCVRERATPTTTTTENTTLLTDIQEGKTEPKDNRLQALFQPDAENHKNALLTEEAKRNDFLAEIMHPRLIEVTRQNNLQMSDSEDSEGMDVLGVVGLPREVARLRLRPTRSSSILHSVEDLSTDSTCVYKRRKLSRSLYIKPPLPRLIPKLPEPIIIKSDPEDQKVVVKKKTCVEKISRYLDVSLLKSCRFGLLCASVALMSCGSPYALYYLPAYTVSAGHSKSAAGRLVAISAVLDLCGRLGLGWLCDLQLFCRRKAYILSILIAGISVLTLPSLTSWWALAVASGAYGLCLGCWFLLVPVLLADTFGTARIASSYGLVRMFQSLAALSVPPTAGLIRDVTGGYSWCFYGMGSCMVLGSIPVVAFHMCTKNEDAESGVD; via the exons ATGTCTTTGCCGAGAGAGTTCATCTTTAACCAG GAGCTGTCCAAGCTGGACCCTCACATCCTGGGCACCTCGGCGCCCCCGACGACCGTCGCTCCTCTCTCCTGCTCCATCGACCTGCCCACTGATGCCATCGAG GCAACCCTGTCCCCGGATAAGTCAGGATCGCTGCTGTCGGTACAATCGGCCCCGCCAGAGCAGAGGGAGCGGCCCCACAGTCTCATGCTCGAGCTGCCGTTAGCCACT cAAGTGGGCGCGTACCTATCCGCGATGTCCCCCACCGAGCAGGAGGAGGACTCCCTGCTGACGTTGTCGTCGGTCACGGCGCGGCCGCTGCTCGCCGCGTCCAAGAAGCTGCGCTCCGATACCACTAGCGAGTC CACGTCTCCCCCGGACGGTGGTTATGGCTGGGTGGTGGTGTTCGGCGCTTTCATGGTGCAGTTCTGGGTGGCGGGGCTCTTCAAGTCCTACGGCGTGCTGTACGTGGAGATCATGGAGACCTTTCCGGACAGCTCCGAGTCCGTGGCCTCCTGGATACCGGCGGCCCTGTCCACCTTATGTCTCGCTCTAG CTCCGTTGTCATCAGCTCTCTGCGAGAAGTACTCCTGCCGTCTGGTGGTCTTTATCGGGGGTCTGTTCTGTGGGACCGGCCTAGCGCTTTCCTACTTCAGCACCGGCTTGCTGCACCTGCTGTTCAGCTTCGGGGTCCTGACTG GAATCGGCGGTGGTCTCTCCACTACGCCGGGGATCGTCATCGTTTCACAATATTTCGACAAGCACAG AGCGCTAGCCAACGGTATATGCGTGAGTGGGACGGCAGCCGGCAGCTTCGTGTTTCCTATGCTTATACAGAAGCTAGTTGGCATGTATGGACTGCATGGAACTGTGTTGCTTTTAG GCGGTGGAATGCTTCATGTCTGTGTGTCGGCGACGCTATACCGCGATCCTCCCTGCGTGAGAGAACGAGCCACCCCCACCACAACCACTACGGAAAACACTACGCTACTCACCGACATACAGGAAG GTAAAACAGAACCCAAGGACAATCGCCTCCAAGCCCTGTTCCAGCCCGACGCGGAGAACCACAAAAACGCGCTGCTCACTGAGGAGGCGAAACGAAACGATTTTCTGGCAGAAATTATGCATCCCAGGCTTATTGAG GTGACCCGTCAAAACAATCTGCAAATGTCCGATTCTGAAGATTCTGAAGGAATGGATGTGTTGGGCGTTGTCG GTCTCCCGCGGGAAGTGGCGCGTCTCCGGCTACGACCCACTCGCTCATCCTCCATCCTGCACTCCGTCGAGGACCTCTCCACAGACAGCACCTGCGTCTACAAGCGACGCAAGCTTAGCAG ATCCCTATACATCAAACCCCCGCTGCCCCGCCTGATCCCTAAGCTCCCGGAACCCATCATCATCAAGTCAGACCCTGAGGATCAGAAGGTGGTCGTCAAGAAGAAGACTTGTGTTGAGAAGATCTCCAG ATACTTGGACGTGTCTCTGCTGAAGTCCTGCCGCTTCGGCCTCCTGTGCGCTTCGGTAGCTCTCATGTCATGCGGGTCGCCCTACGCACTGTACTACTTGCCCGCCTACACCGTGTCCGCTGGACACAGCAAGTCCGCTGCTG GTCGACTGGTGGCGATCAGTGCGGTTCTGGACCTCTGCGGGCGGTTAGGATTGGGTTGGCTCTGTGACTTGCAGCTTTTCTGCCGAAGAAAGGCCTACATCCTCAG CATCCTGATCGCTGGAATCTCAGTTCTAACGCTGCCGAGTCTAACTTCGTGGTGGGCTCTGGCCGTTGCATCAG GCGCATACGGCCTCTGCCTCGGCTGCTGGTTCCTGCTCGTGCCCGTGTTGCTAGCCGACACGTTCGGCACGGCACGCATCGCCTCCTCCTACGGGCTTGTCAGAATGTTCCAGAGTTTAGCTGCGCTCTCTGTACCACCTACTGCAG GTCTAATTCGCGACGTAACCGGCGGCTACTCGTGGTGCTTCTACGGCATGGGTTCGTgcatggtcctgggttcaatcCCCGTCGTGGCCTTCCATATGTGCACCAAGAACGAGGACGCGGAGTCGGGAGTAGATTGA